From the Halobacterium zhouii genome, the window ATGGACGAGGCGCACAACTTCCTCTCGGACGCCGACAGCGTGCAGGCGCGGAAGGTCGTCGGGAAGTTCACGGAAGCCGCCAAACAGGGCCGTAAGGAACGCCTCGGCCTGTTCCTCATCACGCAGGACCCCCAGGACATCGCGGACCCCGTGTTCAAGCAAGTGAACACGACGGTCGTGTTGAACCTCGGTGACGAGGACGCCATCAAGGCCGTGAACATCCCCTCGGAACTCCAGTCGAAGGTGCCGTACATGGAGAAGGGACAGATGGTCGTCTACTCGCCGGACAACTCCGAACCAGTCGAGATTCAGGGGCTGCCGACCTGTCTCACGCGCCACGGTCGCGAGTAGCGAAGCATCACGGGGTGGGTGACGAGCGCCGCCAGACGCTTTTTGAGGGAGGCGACGAACAGTCGGGTATGGCTCGGATTCTCGTCCCCATCGACGGGTCACAGCAGTCGACCGACGCCCTGGAGTACGCCCTCGAGAACTTCCAGGACGACGACATCACAGTCATCAACATCATCGACCCCATCGAGGCCGGCTACGCCGGGCAGTCCGCCGTCCCCGGCTACTCCGAGGAGTGGTTCGAGCAGGCCAAGGAAGGCTCCCAGGAACTCTTCGACGAAGCCCAGGCAGCCGCCGACGAGTACGGCGTGCGCCTGGACTCCGTCTCCGAGGTCGGTCGCCCGACGCGGACCATCGTCGAGTACGCCAAGGACAACGACATCGACCAGATTG encodes:
- a CDS encoding universal stress protein translates to MARILVPIDGSQQSTDALEYALENFQDDDITVINIIDPIEAGYAGQSAVPGYSEEWFEQAKEGSQELFDEAQAAADEYGVRLDSVSEVGRPTRTIVEYAKDNDIDQIVMGSHGRSGVSRILLGSVAESVVRRSPVPVTIVR